CTTTGGCAAACTTTTTCTCCTCTAATTTCTTTGTAGAGGTCATTTCAGAGTCATTTCCAAAAGTATGTGATTTGCTACTGCGATCCGTATCAAAGTCTTGCTGTTTTAAGGTGCTTTCAGGATGCAATACGACATCCGGATGTTGAAGCGTATAGTCATCATGCGGAAACTTAAAGAGTTTCATACAACTGCCATTAGCGATAATCATCCAATAGATATCTTTCATTTGCAATCACCTCAAAATTAAATTTAAGATATATCAAAATGATGAGTTCTAACCAATCTTTTTTATGCTCATCATGATTTTAACAGAATTCCTGCAAATTTTTACTTGATATTTTACTTACAAAAAATTTTAATACTACTATTTAGCTCACAATAGTAGATCCCTCCTTTGAAATATTTATTGATAAGATGAACAAAAACAATTAGTGCGGGAACATCGACGGAAAGAAAAAGCTGTGGAAAAAATTTGTGACAATTAGAGGTGTCAAGTGAGTAGTGGATTTTTTGCTTTATTTAGTTTATCTATGACATCTATTTTCTTTTATAAAGTCTTTACTAAGAAGAAACATGTAGGTTTTGATGCTGTAGTAGCAGGTTTTTTTTTGGCTTCTTTTTTGTATTATCTAATTAAGGTCGTTATTCCACTTATAAGTAGCATTGTTGCATAATTTATTTTTATCTAACATGCTCATTATTAGTTTTTACCACAGAGAGCACAGAGCTCACAGAGGTACCGGAATGTGCATTTTCTTGATTTTTCTCTGCGTACTCTGTGCTCTCTGTGGTTGTTAAAGTCCTTATGGTCAATAACCTGATAGTTTATCGAATTATGCAACAAAGCACTTATAAGTAGTTTTTTATTAGGAGATTGAACGGAGGCAAAGCTGTAATCTCGTTCTTTCAGAGACAAGCTCACGTGGCTAACAACGGGATAGCCCATGTTCCTTGGGCCCGTCAAAGAATCTCCTCCTATTCATAAAGGGGATTGCTTAAAAAATAAATATTTAGTGAGTCAGTTCAGTCTGTCTGAAGCGTTTTTTGAATTTTAGTATAAATTTCGCCTTGTTCAAGAGGGCATGAAGTTGAAAAAAAGTCAGAACAAAGGTGCGCTATTTGCAACTCTTTAGCAGTCAGAGGTTGCATTGGGCTTAAGCCCTTTTCATCAGATGGACTAAATACTTGGGCAAGCATAACTTGGAGTTGTTTTGAGAAGCTAGCTTCAGTTTGTGCATGCACTGTCGTTGGATCCTCATTTTTTTGTTCAGTTTGAGAGTGAGGAGTTGCTCGATATTTACTGCTTTTTTGTTCGGATGAGGGGAGGAGCATTGCATAGTTTTTGAGAAAGTTTTGAGTTTCATAGATTAAATGATCGATATCATGAGGAAGAAGGGAATGAGAATGTGCGTTTTCATCAATGAAGAGGTGCACATTATCTGTTAAATGATCTACAAGCCCAAACATTAATTGTTGAAAAAGACGTTTGAACAGAGGATTACTCTGAGAAAACTCAGTTTGAAAGGCTGTTTTAAGGGTATAGAGATTTTGTGCGTGTTCTTCGACATATTGATGGATTTTAGAGGAGAGTTCCGTGTTATCACTCACTCCAAAATCTTCGGGTAAACGGGATTGGAACTCAATGTGCTCAACCATATGACAATTTCATCTTTTTTTTTAATCTATTTCAGATGAAATGGTTTATCTTCAATAAAAATTTTGTGCGATTAAAAGAGTCATTGATTCGTTTCGGATATATGGGGTAAAGGCTAAGGCTTCTTTGATTTTACCGTCACTAATATAGCTATTGATAAGTTGGACCAGGTCCCAATCTGATGGAAAAAGTAAACTTAAAAGACTTCCGGCAGTCAGCGGTTTTCCTTTCGAGATTAAAGATAGAGCTAATTTAGTTATGTATGATTTGGAGGAGATATGAGATAAGGTATTTAAGATAAATTTTAGCTCTTCTCCTTTAATTTCTTCTAAATCAACTAGAAGCAATTGCTTGCATAAGCGTTCAACATGACATGAAAGAAAAAGAGTTTTTCTATTAAATTTTTTGAAAACATCTTCATAGACAAAGGGATACGCTGCTTTTATTCTATTAAGGAGGAGAACGCATTGTCGTGAAATAGTTGAAGATTTTTTTGTTAATCGAGTTTCATTGATATGCATTGTGATTAATTGATGCATATACATAAAGAGTTGCTCAGGACAGATAAAGAGAGCGCTAAAAAGATGTGTAGAGATGACTTCCAGTTGATGAGGATAGGTTTCAATAGAATCTGAACAGCGAATGATATGTACGCTTATGAAGGGGAATATTAGGCTGTTTGACTGCGCTAGATAGCAACAAGGTGCTAGAATCACTCCGGATTCAAGGGTAATCGGAAAGGGGGCTTGCGGATATAGGGGGTTAAGACAGATTTTGAGCTCATTGAGTTTATCTTCTGCAGCAACAACAATTTTGCCGGAAAACATGGCAACTGATGCGGCAAAGGATGAGATAGGGGGGCTGGCGACTAAACATGAAAAAAAACTAATGCTCCGACATTGATCTCCCAAATAGGCAAACAGGCGGCGCTGAATATTTTCAATTGAGAGCGCTTGGTTAGGATTTTTTTGGGGATGAATATCTAATTGAATTGCCAAGGAAGTTCCGTGGGCACAGATAATCACGGCGTCTATTTTTTTTCCATAAGTGGCAAAAATTCTTTCGATACTTCGATGTGATAAATCCATTCCATAGGCTCGGTCAACGCCGGTAATAAAAATAACGTTAGCAATGGTTTTAATGCGCCGAATAATAAATTGAATTCCCGGATTTGTTAAAAATGATGAGATGGAATCATATTTAGCAACTATCACTAAAATGGTTGGTTTGCATGGTGTTAGAGAAGACAAGGAGGGAAGATAATCAATGCTCATTTTTAAATGCCGATAAAAAACTTCAATCGAGACATTTTAAATGAAATCAAAATTAATAAAATGTTTAAAATTTCTAGTTTATACCGAGAGTGAAGACTGAAAGTTTATTTGCAAAACCGAGGTTTATGCATCAATGGGAGTAGATGAGTAGATATAGCCTTGTTTGAGCTCAGAGCGATAGACGAAATAAAGACCGATTAGGACAATACAGGTCGATAGCATGATGGTAAGCGACGGGGGCTCACCTAGGATAAGCCAGCCTGTCAAAGAGGCAAAGATGGGGCTTAAAAGGCCAAAGAATGACATGAGAGTTGCCGTAAAGCGTTTTAAAAGATGCCCATAGAGATTGTAACAAATCACATTGGATAAAAGGGTCAAAATGACAGTTCCCTTAATGACGGGGCCAATCCCACCTGCAACAATAGGGAGGGGATTCCATGCTTCAAAAAGGAAAGAATGCCCTAGGGCCATTGCTCCTCCGATGAGCATGCTCAGACCATTCGCTGTAGTAGGGGGAACCTCATCATTTTTAACGACCATTCTCAATAAGACCCAACCATAAACGGATAAGATCACCGCTCCCATAACGGCAATTTCCGGTAGAGCTACGAATTTAAATAGCGAAAGGAGATCACCCGATTGATTTTGTATAAATAATACGGGGAGAACTCCGGAAAAACCAATGATCATTCCAATCCATTTGGTTTTATTCATTTTCTCTTTAAAATGGATAAAGGAGAACAAAGCTGTGAGAAAGGGGGATAGACTATATATAAAGCAGGTTTTAGCAGCGGACAAATGCTGAAGTCCATAAAACTCAAGGACATTTGTTAAATAAATGCTTAGCAGGGCCAAAAGAGATATCGATAGCAGTTGTTTCTTGTTAATTTTAAGTGCTTTGCGGTTGCGGATAAGGAGGAATCCAATGAGGAGGACGCCTGCGAAAAGCATGCGAATACCGGTCAGAAAAACAGGGGTTGAGAAGCCGACAAGCCATTTTCCAATCGGGAAAACCGTAGACCAAATGGAAAAAAGAAATAATGATAGCAATACACCCATGATCTCCACCATATTAAATTGGGTGCTATTATAACAATTAAATTTGTAAAGGTACAGTGTTCAAATTTTATTTAGCATAATGAGTTCTCGTTTTTCCCTCATCCATTCGACCATAAAGTAGAGATTGTGAATCGAGGCAAGCGTTAATGCTGTAAGTTCCTTAGCCTTAAAAAGATGGTGTAAGTAAGCAAGAGAGTAACGGGTACAAGTGGGACACTGACAAGAGGGTTCAATAGGAGCAAATGCAAGGGCATTTGACCCTGAAGAGAGCTTAATTTTTCCCCGTTTGGTGAGTAGAGTTCCATGACGAGCTGCCTTTGTTGGGTAGGCGCTGTCAAAAGTATCGATACCCAAAGGCAGGCATTGCTCAAGCGATTCAAGATCTCCAATTCCTAAAAGATGGCGCGGTTGTTCATCAGGCATATGGGGCATTAAATAATCGAGCATAGCCACCATTTCCGCTTTTGTCTTTCCTAGACTTCCGCCAATTGCAAATCCGTCAAAATCAAGTTGAGATAGAGTTTGAAGAGAATAAAGGCGAAGAGCCGGATCAAGCCCTCCATGGATGACAGCATACATGGCTTGGTTTTGGGGATTTTTCATATGCTCTTCAAATGAACGTTTTTCCCAGCGATGTGTCCTGTCTAAAGATTTTTTTAAGTAGTCGGGGGCGACATGATAGGGGGGAAGTTCGTCAAAGGGAATGATGATATCGGCGCCCAAATCTTTTTGTGCCTGTATCGATGTTTCCGGAGTCAGGAGGATTTTTTGTCCATCTCGGTAAGAGCGGAATAAGACGCCCTCTTCCGTAATTTTTAAAACAGAACCGTCGGCCTGTTTTTTACCTGCATTTTTTAGTTCGGATTCAACAGATCCATAAGCGAGACTAAAGACTTGAAATCCCCCGGAATCGGTAATAATGGGGAGATTGCGGTTGATAAACTTATGCAGTCCACCCGCTTGTTTAACGACAGATGTTCCGGGTTGTAGCATCAAGTGATACGTATTGCAGAACATGAGCTGCAGTCCGATTTGAGAAACGGCCTCATTATCGAGGGATTTTAAGGAACCATTGGTTCCAACGGCGACAAACCCCGGTGTGTCGATCACACCGTGTGGCGTATGAATGCGCCCCACCCGTGCTTTGGACTTTGTCGATTGATGCAACAGTTCAAAAGTAAATGTTTTGTGTTTTTCAAGTAGCATAGGATGGATCTCTTTTGATAAAAAAGCGCGATAGCGAGGTGAGTGGTGACATAAAAAGAATGGCAATTCCTTTAATAACGAGCGTCATTAAAATAATGTGGGAGAGTGAATGAATGATCCCATAAAGACCGAGGAATGAAAACATGATCGTGTCAAGCGTTTGTGTTATGCTAAGAGAGATCGCCATGAGAATAAAAAGGGGGACTTTAGAAAAATTCTTTTTCAAGAAGGCAAAAAATAGAATATCAATGCGTTGAACGATAAAGAAAGAGAAGAGTGATGCAGAGATGATGCGTGGTGAATGGGAAAAAATAATGGAATAAGCTTCATGGGCGGTATCGTGAATAGAGGGCTGATAGAAGAGGTGGATTAAAGATAACACGGGGAATGCAGCAAGAGCTAATAAAGAGCGCAAGGCCGTTTTTTTAGCGCTTTGTTCTCCGTAGTATTGTTGTAATAGATTGAGCGCGAGAAGAGATCCTACCGCAAATGCATCCGTACAAGTAACAGTCAGTCCAAAAAGAGATGTCTCTTTGACAATAAAGACATTAGCGAGGAGAGCAAAAACGGCAATGAGGATCATCAAAGCTTCTTTCCCGAGACGAAGTGCAATAAATGTAAACGCAACAATCACTGTTAAGTGGCCAAAGAAAAGAAGCTCATTCATCATTAGTTTTCGTTGTTAATTAGTTTTTGAAGTTCACCCGAATTGTAGAGCTCAACCACAATATCACATCCTCCAACGAACTCTTGGTCAATATAGAGTTGTGGAAGTGTTGGCCAGTCTGAATATTCTTTAATCGCCTGTCTCAATTCAGGGCTATCGAGGATATTGCGTGTGACAAACTCAGCATGACAATCGTTGAGAAGATCAACCACTCTTGCTGAAAATCCGCATAGGGGCATATCTTTAGTTCCTTTCATGTAGAGGATAATGCGGTGATTTTGAATGTCTTTTTCAATCTCTTGCATTGTATTTTCAAGTAGTGTCATTTATGAACTCCTTTGTTCTTCCCATTCTTGGGGAGTGTATGTTTTAAGCGCTAAAGCGTGCAGTGTCGTCGCAAAGTGGTTTTTCAAAGACCCCATGACAAGCTTATGTCTTTTTACAAGGGGAGTGTTTTCAAAACTCTTGGAGACAACGATCGCTTGCAAGTGAGTTTGATCGTTTTGAGGGTCTAAAACATAGACCTCTTCAGTTTCGATATTTGATTCAATGACCCGGCGAATTTCTTCCGTTAATTCCATCATACCCTTCTTTTGTGTTAATCAAAAATAACCGTTTTATGCCCATCGACCATGATGCGCATTTCGGTATGCAGTTTGACAGCGCGGGCAAGCGTTCGATTTTCATTGTCATATCCAATTTGGATTAAATCCTTTGGTAAATGAGAGTGTTTCACCGGATCGATTTCTTGTACAATGATCGGCCCCTCATCGAGATGCTCAGTCACATAATGCGCTGTAGCGCCAATAATTTTGACTCCGCGCTCATAAGCTTGGTGATAGGGCTTCGCTCCCTTAAAGCTCGGTAAGAAAGAGTGGTGAATGTTGATCGCTTTTCCTTTAAGACTTTGGCAAAGATCCTTAGATAGGATCTGCATATAACGGGCTAAAATGAAGAGATCAATCGACTCTTTTTCGGCAATGTCGAGGATTTGTTGTTCTTGCTCTTCTTTGTTTTGATCAATGGGAAGATGGTAAAAAGGAATTGAGTGCCATTTTGCCATATGCTCAAGTGTGCTGTGGTTGGATACGATGCACTGCACATCCATATTAAGGCTGCCCATTTGGACGCGATGCAAGAGATCATTTAAACAATGGCCTTGTTTTGAAACGAGAATCATCGCTTTAAAGCGCGTATCTTTTGCCCTAAATTGAAAAGTCATTCCATAGATATCGGCAATCGGTTGAAATTGAGAAGAGAGTGTCTCTACAGTCATCGTAGGCTGAGTTTCAAACTCAGTGCGCAGGAAGAACTGCTGCGTTGACGGATCACCATACTGAGAAAGCTCCGTAATAAAACTTTTTTGCTCTGTCAGAAAAGTCGAAATTGCGGCAACAATTCCATAATCATCTCGGCAAGATAGAACTAAAATATATTTTGTCATAGCCCACAACACAGGAAAAACATGCCTTAAAATATAACATTTTCAAAGCTAACTGCTCAATAGGTTTTTTGTACGTGATAGCATTCGCAAAGAAATAAAAAATTATATTGACATTCGATAGCGAAGTGGGTTGAGTTAGAAATAAAGCACTTATACCGAATAGGGGATAGGACATGACAAAGGCGCCAATTAAAATTGCAGTTACCGGAGCTGCAGGCCAAATCGCATATAGTTTGTTATTTCGCATTGCCAGCGGCGAAATGCTCGGGAGGGATCAACCTATTATTTTAAATTTGCTCGATATGCCCCAATGCAGGGAAGTTTTAAAGGGTGTGCATATGGAGCTGGAGGATTGCAGCTATCCTTTACTCAAGGAGATGCATTTATTCTCTGATGTTGAAGCAGTTTTTGAAGAGGTTGATTTAGCCATTTTAGTGGGGGCAAAACCCCGAGGTCCGGGCATGGAGCGCAAAGATTTGATGCAAGAAAATGCCAAGCATTTCGTAGGTCAGGGGAAGGCGCTTAACAAAGGTGCAAAGAAAGATGCCGTTGTTTTTGTCGTTGGGAATCCTTGCAATACAAATTGCCTTGTAGCAATGCACCATGCGCCCAATTTAAAAAAAGAACATTTCTTTGCCATGACGCAACTCGATTATAATCGGGCGAAATATCAGCTCGCGCAAAAAGCGGGTTGCGATCTCAATGAGGTAGAGGATCTCGTTATTTGGGGCAATCACTCATCGACCCAAGTTCCCGATATCGTGAATACCAAAATCAAAGGTAAGCCGATAGAAACGGTCATACAAGATCGAGAGTGGCTTGAAACGACATTTATGGATATGGTTCAAAAAAGGGGGGCAACAGTCATTGCTGCAAGGGGTAAGTCATCTGCAGCTTCGGCAGCAAATGCCATCATCGATGCCATTAAAAATATTCACTCGAGCCATCATCCCTTTTCAAGTGGGGTCTATTCACAGGGTAATCCTTATGGAATCGATGAAAATTTGATTTTTTCATTTCCTCTTCTCTCTCATGGGGTAGGAAAATATGAAATACGCAAACAGTTTCAGTTCGATCCCTTTTTAGAAAAGAAAATTCATTTAACGGAAACTGAATTAAAGGAAGAGCGAGAGATGGTCGCCCATTTATTAAAAAGTTGAGGTCCAAAGAGAATATGAGTGAAATATTATTTGAAGTGACAAAGGATCATTTAGATACGGGGTTGCGGGGCTATCCCGTCGGCTATTGTATGACCTCAAAGGTCGATCCTCAAACGGGATTGTATTATCGGGATATTGCCGTTAAAGATCTCGCATTTTTACCACCTGAAGAGGTGATGTATTTGGTCTATTCCGGGAAAAAAGGTCAAGATGTTGCGTTTAAAACGTTTATTAAAGAACTCAAAGAGAGAAGCCAACTTTCGAATGCGGTGATTCGCCATATTCATGCCCTTCCAAGAGACGGCCATCCTATGAAACTGCTTTCTGCTAGTCTATTAATTTTGGGCATGCTCGAATCTACGGGGGATTATCGCAAAGACGGAATGAATCTGATGGCAAAAATGCCCCACTTAGTCGCAACGGTGATTAATCATCATGCCGGATGGGGTGAAACACCGCTCCCCGACGTCTCTTTAAGCTATATCGATCGCTTTGTCCAAATGCTTAATGTGCCTAAAAAAGATCATCATCTGATGGCAGAGGTCTTTAAGCTTTTTCATGTTCTTCATCTCGACCATGGCGGTGGAAATTTATCTGTTTTTGTGGGCAAAGCCGTTGCATCAGGCCATGAGGATATATTTGGCTCGATGTCAGCAGCCATGAGCGCCTTAGAAGGAGATCTCCATGGAAAGGCCAACCAAGATAGTTTGAACTTTGTCAAACAAGTTCTAGATAGCCTCAAAGAAGATGCAACCGTTCAAGATGTGGAGAATTATATTCAAAATCTTCTCGATCATAAAGAACTGGTTTATGGATTTGGACATGCCGTTCTGCGTGTAGAAGATCCAAGAGCCACGATATTTTATGATTATGGCAAAAAACATTTCCCCAATCACTCATTGATTCAAACGGCACTTAAATTGCGCGAAGCCGGGCCTAAAGTATTATCTAAAAACCCCAAAATATCTGATCCATACCCCAACGTAGATGGAATTTCAGGCAGTGTTTTATCTGCTGCCGGCTTTCCCTATCCCGAATATTTCACAGTGCTATTTGGCATGGCGCGCGTGATTGGGATTACAACACAAATCATTTATGAGCGCTGTATTGCCAGGAGCGGTAAAGGAACGCCTATCGTCCGCCCTCGCTATATTTATACCTCGTCTTTGTAACCTCGACTTTGCAACTTTTTGGGCCCGCCTGCCTCGGTCTTTGCGCATCATGCGTTCGACCTATGGTCGAACCGGGAGATTATTAAACCCTAGAAGGGGTAAAAAACCCCTTCTAGGGTTTAATAACTCCCCTGAAAACAAAT
The Simkaniaceae bacterium genome window above contains:
- a CDS encoding citrate (Si)-synthase, which produces MSEILFEVTKDHLDTGLRGYPVGYCMTSKVDPQTGLYYRDIAVKDLAFLPPEEVMYLVYSGKKGQDVAFKTFIKELKERSQLSNAVIRHIHALPRDGHPMKLLSASLLILGMLESTGDYRKDGMNLMAKMPHLVATVINHHAGWGETPLPDVSLSYIDRFVQMLNVPKKDHHLMAEVFKLFHVLHLDHGGGNLSVFVGKAVASGHEDIFGSMSAAMSALEGDLHGKANQDSLNFVKQVLDSLKEDATVQDVENYIQNLLDHKELVYGFGHAVLRVEDPRATIFYDYGKKHFPNHSLIQTALKLREAGPKVLSKNPKISDPYPNVDGISGSVLSAAGFPYPEYFTVLFGMARVIGITTQIIYERCIARSGKGTPIVRPRYIYTSSL
- the purU gene encoding formyltetrahydrofolate deformylase, whose amino-acid sequence is MTKYILVLSCRDDYGIVAAISTFLTEQKSFITELSQYGDPSTQQFFLRTEFETQPTMTVETLSSQFQPIADIYGMTFQFRAKDTRFKAMILVSKQGHCLNDLLHRVQMGSLNMDVQCIVSNHSTLEHMAKWHSIPFYHLPIDQNKEEQEQQILDIAEKESIDLFILARYMQILSKDLCQSLKGKAINIHHSFLPSFKGAKPYHQAYERGVKIIGATAHYVTEHLDEGPIIVQEIDPVKHSHLPKDLIQIGYDNENRTLARAVKLHTEMRIMVDGHKTVIFD
- the grxD gene encoding Grx4 family monothiol glutaredoxin is translated as MTLLENTMQEIEKDIQNHRIILYMKGTKDMPLCGFSARVVDLLNDCHAEFVTRNILDSPELRQAIKEYSDWPTLPQLYIDQEFVGGCDIVVELYNSGELQKLINNEN
- a CDS encoding DMT family transporter; this translates as MGVLLSLFLFSIWSTVFPIGKWLVGFSTPVFLTGIRMLFAGVLLIGFLLIRNRKALKINKKQLLSISLLALLSIYLTNVLEFYGLQHLSAAKTCFIYSLSPFLTALFSFIHFKEKMNKTKWIGMIIGFSGVLPVLFIQNQSGDLLSLFKFVALPEIAVMGAVILSVYGWVLLRMVVKNDEVPPTTANGLSMLIGGAMALGHSFLFEAWNPLPIVAGGIGPVIKGTVILTLLSNVICYNLYGHLLKRFTATLMSFFGLLSPIFASLTGWLILGEPPSLTIMLSTCIVLIGLYFVYRSELKQGYIYSSTPIDA
- a CDS encoding tRNA-guanosine(34) transglycosylase is translated as MLLEKHKTFTFELLHQSTKSKARVGRIHTPHGVIDTPGFVAVGTNGSLKSLDNEAVSQIGLQLMFCNTYHLMLQPGTSVVKQAGGLHKFINRNLPIITDSGGFQVFSLAYGSVESELKNAGKKQADGSVLKITEEGVLFRSYRDGQKILLTPETSIQAQKDLGADIIIPFDELPPYHVAPDYLKKSLDRTHRWEKRSFEEHMKNPQNQAMYAVIHGGLDPALRLYSLQTLSQLDFDGFAIGGSLGKTKAEMVAMLDYLMPHMPDEQPRHLLGIGDLESLEQCLPLGIDTFDSAYPTKAARHGTLLTKRGKIKLSSGSNALAFAPIEPSCQCPTCTRYSLAYLHHLFKAKELTALTLASIHNLYFMVEWMREKRELIMLNKI
- a CDS encoding malate dehydrogenase, with protein sequence MTKAPIKIAVTGAAGQIAYSLLFRIASGEMLGRDQPIILNLLDMPQCREVLKGVHMELEDCSYPLLKEMHLFSDVEAVFEEVDLAILVGAKPRGPGMERKDLMQENAKHFVGQGKALNKGAKKDAVVFVVGNPCNTNCLVAMHHAPNLKKEHFFAMTQLDYNRAKYQLAQKAGCDLNEVEDLVIWGNHSSTQVPDIVNTKIKGKPIETVIQDREWLETTFMDMVQKRGATVIAARGKSSAASAANAIIDAIKNIHSSHHPFSSGVYSQGNPYGIDENLIFSFPLLSHGVGKYEIRKQFQFDPFLEKKIHLTETELKEEREMVAHLLKS
- a CDS encoding BolA/IbaG family iron-sulfur metabolism protein, which produces MMELTEEIRRVIESNIETEEVYVLDPQNDQTHLQAIVVSKSFENTPLVKRHKLVMGSLKNHFATTLHALALKTYTPQEWEEQRSS
- a CDS encoding host attachment protein, producing the protein MKDIYWMIIANGSCMKLFKFPHDDYTLQHPDVVLHPESTLKQQDFDTDRSSKSHTFGNDSEMTSTKKLEEKKFAKEISHFLKKGHDNKEFIRLYLAASPNFLGLLRGELPKEIQECIAEETNKDLTKISSSEIWSHFPSHQ
- a CDS encoding queuosine precursor transporter; translation: MMNELLFFGHLTVIVAFTFIALRLGKEALMILIAVFALLANVFIVKETSLFGLTVTCTDAFAVGSLLALNLLQQYYGEQSAKKTALRSLLALAAFPVLSLIHLFYQPSIHDTAHEAYSIIFSHSPRIISASLFSFFIVQRIDILFFAFLKKNFSKVPLFILMAISLSITQTLDTIMFSFLGLYGIIHSLSHIILMTLVIKGIAILFMSPLTSLSRFFIKRDPSYAT